From Cucumis melo cultivar AY chromosome 3, USDA_Cmelo_AY_1.0, whole genome shotgun sequence:
TGGAAGACGTCGTGCGATCATTTATTAGCGTATAAACTATTGAATAATATGCCTGAAAAAGATATAGACATGTCATTTGAAGGGACTTCGTCTTATCTCGCGAGGAGGTCAATTCTTTAAAGAAAGAGATGCTTTTCTCGTAAAAATCCCCTTTAATTGGAAGAGCCTTAAAGGACCATAGGTTCCACAAAGAAATGGATAACTCGTTCGCCATAGTAAAAAGAGTATTAGtcttgttggaatttgtgtcctaaaaattcgtactttgttatttgattcaataaattttattattgaatgctataatcttaaaaccaataaattaaggtcccgagactattttactgagtttgtcaaatacacttgaactttatgtatagacataaacatggattaagttcaagttaatagcctaaatagtttatagtgcatgaataaggttgggcaccttattttggataaacactatggatgcgactcgttccgtagttagtacaaacgatataatcctgaatcgttcatgtagagacatgggggTGAGGGCGTCCTAtttaaatggtttgcataagactggaaccacgaaatagtcacttttagttataacaccgtaaactgtaaactgactatttcatttatgatgacctaggtaacttgattttaatcatgagctaactatgaacttctgttcattcggtagtattcttagatttgcataggcgagggtagctcatcatcgctggctcaataaacctcccatttcagggataagaccgagtagatagctagggacatagggtgctagacggaattcactcctacccatttctggaatagtagataggttgttcccttaaggacataatccaattcttgaacaaggggcccaccttctcattggcccgagaaggattcgggtttataggttggaccttaaaccaattgttcaatagtggataagtgggtcttaaggaacaaAATGTAATCTtgagggtaaaacgatattttgacccagtcgagattacgaacaacctttgaaggatcaacttacttatcatggttatatcagatggacagaaatatatctatagtgagtggagtgcaactaagagtctttagtggaatgactatttagttaacgaatgttgattaagcttggtctaaaatagtttagccagttaatctcgaatagttggaacccatgatctataggtccattaggttcctctactagctcatatcgattcaactaagaacaagtatgttgaagtaactcgaattgttcgaattaagaaaagagagagaaaccgacaaatatattagatataagtcgatatatataaactataagctttatgtttaaatataatttaaataaatatgaatatagattcatatttaaaagtttggaaagttttgaaacagtcaaagttgtaaaagtcaacatgttgatttttaactttgaactttgactgGATTTATAtccaaatatgatttgaattttagagaaatgaatacgattcatactcgggaagttagaattagttaagacgggaaaaatagtaaaaagtcaaaaagttgacttttgactaagaaaagtcaaagtttgactttgacttagttgatcaaatgaccaaaatgtccatttgactaattactttattaattaacagttaatgggaaatgtgacagattattgtgaatttgaagccactaatttcattaaagagttaatgaattgattaggtgttggttatgtttgaaataatttacatgcaatttgtatgtaaatttcatataaaacttcttattagagaatgagaagaggatgatgtttatctgaaaaaaaaaaaacctaaaggATACATCGCTTCccatctctttttttttttttttttgtttctcaaaactgagtcccacaactccgttcttggtcctgagcttagtaggtcaacttggtggttgtctttgctcgtgattttcacGCATAGAAAAAGTTTTGGATCAAAGAAAAAActcagaactataaaaggtaagttcttcgTATACCTTTTATGCTCTTtgtttaggtccatcgcatagcatgtgcatgttagcttctaaatcgtttagatgcatataaagtaaagcatgatccGTTTTATTCCGCTGTAGCATGCCTCTTGTAGTTTTTACATCAAGTTGAAGGACACCAAGCTTCACAAAACACTACAAGAACTTGTGGTTCTCCTGACGCATACAAAGGCATCGAAAGAACAAACGTCGGGAAATAAGCATTATCTCGATGCCTCATTTCATAAGTCGAGCGAATGAGCTTTTTTCGACACAGTGAAAGAGACGTCTGAAAAGAGGATAACATTTTCGACATCTGGGAGTAGGGCATCGGGAATAATAACTTAAACCAATGCGGCATGCACGCGTTGAAAACTATCAGTAAGAAATTTTtgaacattaattatgtcagaCAGATATTTCTGATGCATCCTGCATGACATAGGAAACGTCGTCAGGAGTAAGGAGAGCTCTCAATGCTATTTTCAGTGCGTCAGGAATGGCGTCGAGAATGGCATCGAGAGTAATGCGAGATTTCGATGCCATTAGTTATCGTTAGGAACGACGTCGGGAGTAAGAGGATCTCTCGATATTTTCGTACTGCTCGGGAGTTTCCCTTTAAACTAGATGTTTCAGTTCTGTGAAACACAGAACcaaaatgaaagagagaaaaaggaggAGATGTCGGTGATCGAAGAGAAGAGAAGTGCCTAGCCGTCACCGCCGTTGGCATCATCCCTCTCCCGTCGTCTGCCAACCGCACGTTCCTAgttgaggtaagtttaaaatcctaaatcttaaaaaatattagtttagattaggtttatttaaatagtttttattttttaaaattagttttaggattttaatgatGAATTAGTTGTAGAATATTTTTTAGGaataaattttggtttttgaaatggTAGTTTTGAATGTGGGTTGGGGGGGGAATATTTGAGAAAATTGATTTggagaattgaaaatttaaatgtGTGGGtggaattgaaaatttgaatgtgtgggttaaattgaaaatttgaagaatggggGAGGGTtatggttaattatgatttcaactttcaATATGCATAAGAAATatagaatataattattttcatgcaGGGCAATCatggacgaacaaggctgctagacagaagcagctttacaatcatagtaggggttaaagtcgtttctacaacgacagcagAAGCTCGCTGAGTAAAGAGGGGAACAGGTCGACCGTGTGGATTTGTTCTAGCAAACACACGTTCGAGATGAGACGTTCATCTCCCAAGTtgcgaaggatgcacatataagtTATCCAACCAACACTTCTGCTTTTATTTGtcctttttaatatataatatattttttacttactaagatagtttctaaattttttgCAGCATTAAATGCTATAACTCCAGTCCTAGCCTACCCTAGAGGGTAGTCAACCACTCTctggggatgagatatgcgagacggtgttgggtagacgactgGGCTACttaaaaggtcttggttggggacccaagccgaagacCCGCAAGACGACGAGTGCAAGCAGTTCCACGACGTCATGTCCATAGTTCGTTCTAGAGCTTCAATTATAGGCTAAGCTTGATCAAGCTATGCAACGAATTAAAGAACAGACAAGAAATCATGAAGCATTAGTTTCAAAAGTGGAACGAATGCAGTAGTTGATAGAAGACATGACTCGGGCAcaacaaggaccaccacatgatccctagctttgcagtacgtatatatgtttccattattcttaagatTTTGAAATGACAGTATAcagtgatgatatgcatatatatgtactaaacttagccacttttATATCATTGTAGGACCTCCGGTGTAGAATGGCGTATGAGGCTTGTTATGAGACGTAAAACTTTCTTTAcgcttttttgtattatgaacattaaaATTTTTGTACTATGAACACTATTacattttttgaactttttttattatgagcattattttttttgttgaatttgtgtttgtatttcttaatttactaatttattttgaaatttctttaatttaatcgaAAATGAATGTGAATATTTTAGGAAACAGAGACTCGATTAAAAAACATTACAcgaaaatattttaggaaaaaaataacaattacaaatttaaaatataaaaaaatgtattaaaaatatttcccTACGCAATAAAACGTCAGAAATATGCATCAAACGTCAAGTCGGGGATAGTTGTTTCTGATGCATGAACGACATCGGATATAAACACGTCGGGGATAGTTATTTTTGACGCATGGACGACGTCGCATATAAATACGTCGGGAGTAGTTATTCCCGGCACATAGATAATGTCAGAACTGTGGACGTCAAGGATTACCTATTGTTGATGCATCAAAGACGTCAGTGAAGAAAACGTCGGGAGAAGGTTATTCCCGATGCCATGTTGGTAACCCATCGAGAATCAGTCTCTCGATGTGTTTCTTCCAACGGTCTTTCCAATGTTCCTTTCTGCGTTGGAAATTCATTTTATGACGCCTTTACCACTTTCGTCGACATTTTCGTGCATCAGGAGTCTCCCCACTTCTTGTAATGAAATGCTTGAACAAAATTACTATTACGATCATAGGTGTACAAAGAAGCTGTTATGGCGTCATATAAATGAACATTTTAAAGCTTTAGCCACTCTCAATAGCATTCAACAAAGCAGAACTCTTTAGGGATCTTGGTCACAGCGTCCCAACGTGTTTGGCTTTTTAGAGGATGTTCGAGAGTGAGCTTTTTCGGAATTAGGAGCCTCATTATGGATAGAGGACTGCAAGACCCACACAATTTTTTCCTCAAACAAAATATCTTTACAGATAATCTAGGAATAATCGAGTTGATTGTATAAGTGTGGCCAATGAGTTGCAAAAGGACCAACCCATGGCTTCTCGACAAGGAGACTAAGTCCATCTTCTCTTGGTTGATTTCTATAAGAAAGTATTACAAGGTGTCAGACTCTAGACAAGAATTGTTTTGTGAAGTAAACCATCGTTTTGCAAAAGAAAGATCACCAGCAGTAAGTTAGTGTTGATGATATGGTCTTGGAACAAAGAATATGTGAAAGCAAAGTAGCCAAAGCAatgggcgtcatgatagagttgcatcgtctgtCATGAACAAATTCCTGAAGTCGAAGTAGtgggcatcatgatagagttgtatCGTCTATCATGAATAAACCCCTGAAGTTGAAGTAGtaggcatcatgatagagttgcatcatctatcatgaacaaatccaAGAAGTCGAAGCAGtaaggcgtcatgatagagttgcatcgtctatcatgaacaaatcccaGAAGTTGAAGAAGCAGTAGAGCATCATGATAGAGTAGCATCAtatatcatgaacaaaccccagaagGCAAAGAAGCAAtggacgtcatgatagagttgcatcgtctatcatgaacaaattcCAAAAGTCGAAGAAGCAGtggacgtcatgatagagtttcatcgtctatcatgaacaaacctaAAAAGCTAAAGTAGTAAgacatcatgatagagttgcatcgtctatcatgaacaaatcccaGAAGTCGAAGAAGTAATAAGGCGTCATGATAAacttgcatcgtctatcataaACAAACCCAAGAAGCTAATATTCAAAGAAAAGACGTCGAGGAGACCGTAACTTCATATATGTTTTCATGGGACCTTCAAAGACATAACTTACAAAAAAAAGGTGTCactgataataataaaaaatatggGTCTTAACCTTTGGTAGAGCTTCAAGTTGGTGTAAAGTGCATTCCTAACAAATTAACAGCTACAAAAcctgaaaattaaaaaaaataaaagttaaggGTTAGAAAAAAAGGTCAAATTgggtaaaaaatatatatacagaaaagaaaagcaaaaagaaattatattttagaaatatatatatatatatatatatatatatatatatatatatatatatatatatatatatatatatatatatatatatatatatattctcgtCTTTAACGTAGTTTTCTCATTCTTCATCTTCAACTCTAACACCAAGCAGCACTAAGTGATAGGCGAGAGCAACGACAACCAAAATGGATAAGACTAAACAACATCAACTACATGAGCAAGACAGAAGTGAGTGACATCAAACATGCAAAACTAAGAGATATTGATCGAGACAAAAAAGAGTGAGATGGAAGAGAGCAAGATGAGACTGCTTTGCCATATGCACGAGAGTGCATTTTCGTAATTTAACTTGAATTTAATGTCAACAAAAAATTATTGGACACCTATTCCAAAAAGCGGGTTGTAACAccccaaattaaggtaattttaaatcttaattatcttaagcttaattttgactaatgttgaaattattttgaggtgttatttgatttaattgaattttgaaatttatgattGAAATTGGTTGTTTTAAGTGAATCTTATTTGAAtgaattatgattaattatatatgtgattatataattaattgaatttgaagttaaaataattatattatgttgataatataattatgtaggatatttatttattttgagaaGATAAAGTGATGTAATTGGAGAGAGAAaatatttgagttttaaaagggattttttttgttggttttaaacgaagagagagaagaagttgttttatttgaaaaagaataaggaaaaaagaaaaaggaaaagaagataataataattttattattattattttcttttaaataggGCTCCGGTTTTCGTGCAccactattcatcatcttctccCTCAACACAAAATAAAAAACCCTAGCTTCTCAATCTGCCGCTTCCATCTCCTCCATTCGATAGCCACCACAATGTCGTCACCATCGAGTCTCCGTCGTGGTATGTCATTCACGTAGCGTCACATTCGTCGCGCCGTCACCGATCAAAGCCTTGTTGTATTTGTCGATCACCGCGCTTCGCGTTTCGTAAGCCATCGCGTCAGTCGTCGGTCGCCGTTCGGGTTTCGTCTGTGCTGATGAGCTTCGCGTTTTGTTAGCTACCGCCGATCAGCTGCGTCCTCACGTGAGTCGAGCGTGCCTTAGCCGAGCCCAACCCGAGTCGCTCGCAACTCCAGTCGTAAGTCATGTGTCCTCTGGATCCAAGCTGTGCCGAGCCTCCCTTGTCATCCAAGCCACCGTATGCCCTTATCCTTGTACAGTCGAGCCACCTAGCCGGTTCCCCCTCTAGCTAACCCATTTTGAGCCACCAAGCTTATTTTTTGCCCTttttcacctatttttggtaagttttggtaagtttggttgggttttggttaatgcccaacaaagattaattttggaccctaaataatttaattttggattaatttggttagattttAACTAGAAGTTTGAGCGGTGGAATTTTTCCAACCAAGCGTAATTTGGATTCGatctcaactttgggtaagttgaattaaatggaTTTTGGGTCTTTAAGCAATCATTAAATTTATCATCTTAGTATTTTTAcccttattgtttaggatttttcttaggaagcttgaccttgctgtcaggattatatttttgaattaacctaatctctaggtaagagtttctcttactagaccttcaaattgaagtaagagcttgcatgttttttttccatcatgtattgatgtagctaagatgcataacgAGTTTATGTtcatgatgactgatagttatgactgagaCATCTGGACGATTATatttgatgatgttgatgtttatgcacgaaatattaatctcatgatttaaaatactatgattaatattcatgtcatgcttatgatattatgttatgctacatgctatggatagggtgtattgttagctttgtctattagagtcgtacccacatggatgtcccttgggatcactaccttttttatgactgtgtagtccgacgagatcaccagtccagtataaGATGATATGTGTATGAGTGACTCGACGTGGTTACTCACAGTCCGATTGTTTTAGTGTTTCTTTtgagttcactaaagaccaatcttgtcctaggtgttccttgtgttcaccgaagactagttttgtcctaggtTTTCCTTTGGGTTCAACCAAAGACCATAGATGTTCTTACGAAATCACAGATTGcgcgtgttcgggaacgtgtcaATTAGGGGTACCCctttataggactctaataagaagttaacagatacttagtgggactagtagtaggtcccttactgagtatatttttatactcaccctttaaagtttaatttttcaagCAGAGGAAGATGTAAGGGTAGAGGGAAGCtgacgaatgacaagaagtgactgtggcgTGCCATAGAGAAATATTTTGCTTCTGCCTTTATGTATTTAGtttgatttcagtatttatgCATTTGCATTATAACATTTCAAAAACTAGATAAGACCCGAACtaagattttattttgagatttatttctacttacttTGGTTTATTTATGACTTTTAATGAGTACTTAAGGTTTGGATTATGAACATTTATTTTACTTTccattttaatttaagaaatttcattttctttaagtACTGATGATcttagcttagtataaagagttggatcATTACACGGGTTATTCCTTATTTTTTCCTccaattttttttgtcattcatTCGATACTCTTAAATTATCAATATTTACTACGTggtttatgaaaattttaattttgtccgtttttgttttattttaaaagttacaTTTATGacttatagtttttaaaatttttgtttgattcgTAGAATCTTCAAAATATCACATTATCTTCTAAGTTCTgacatttaattttaattttgttccTACATTTCAGATTGTCACAATTTCATAACTAGGATTTGAACTTTGTTTCAATTTAGttcataaaatttcaaaatttacacGTTCTATCTCATTTTTACACTAAATATTCACTTTTTTAGTATTTGAACTCCATAAcattaaataatttaacataatatgaacgaaaaaaaagttaataaattcTTAATAGGGATATTACATCAGGTGacaaaataatttagaaaaaaaattcatagcACCTATTTTTTGTATATTGTGAATATAacgaatatgacaaataattaatGATATCAAATGACTATCAGATGACTATCTAAGAGCTATTAGAGAATTatccacttttaaatttgctatttttataatttgaaaaatatatgacataaattctattatcataatttgctatttttacaaatGACCCTTTTTAATATtgattagaaaataataaaaatcaattAACTATAATTCAGTAAATACAAAACGCAATCCATTGGAGATTAAAAACATAAATCTTAAAACTAAAAGTAACTCAAATTTCGAAGATAAAATTGTtcaattttaaactttaaattataAATGAAAAGATTCGATAAACCGAatataaactaaatttaaaattttatatgcagtatgtatgtatgtatatatatatatatatatatatatatatatatatatagatttcaAAGTGTTCTGTAAAATCATTGTTGGTACTCAAAACTCTCAACTGCATTCGATCACAGTTTCTTACTTGAACATTAATCTTGTGCGGTAGATAAACTCCGCACTCAATTTTCTTATTTAGTAGACTACGTTCTTctcaaaattataaatttatagtTGGTGTAGTTCCAATTTCGAATCAATAACTTTTCAGTTTTCGTTTTCCTACTTATTTTAGTGccttaaattatattattttggtattaaagaaaaaaaagagtctattttgtttttttataaacaacAAACACCATATTTTTATTCATTACTTAATTAAGTGACTGAATGTCACTATAGATTTACAAGAAACACCAAATTTTCCCACCCTTTTAGACTTCCAAACATAATGGTGCTCAGAGATCAATGCACCTTTATATAActcctttcctttctttctttcttactttcttCAAGGTAATATGTAACCTGCAGCAAAATCCAAAATTACAAGGCTCAATCAAAATGCAATCCTACCTATACACAAAGGAGCATAAATAGTATATATAGAATAATTAGAAATACAAACCTCCACAGTTGTAACCAACAGGGCGATCAACAATGTTACAACGCTTAGGAATAGTAATAGCAATTTCAGGTTTTGATCCAACCAATTCAGCTGTTTTAGACAACATAACAGCACAAAGACAGCTTGTACTTTGCCCTAATTTCTTGACTTGATCACAACATCTTTGAGAAACAGGATAATCAGCATCTTTTGAAGCCCCCATACATGGCATCATTTTAAATGCTTCTCTATCAGGTGTTGATGGTGCACATTCACCTTTTGATTGAACATGACCACATTCTGTACCAACTATCAACATTACTGCAACCAAAAATACCATGACCCAATTGTATTTTGATGATCTTGAATAATCCATCTCCATTCTTATCTTGAtcgatccttttttctttcttgatcTAATTTATGATGGATTATTATGGCTTCCTAGACCACGATTTTATACTACCCAACAAGTAATTGGAATTGTTTGTTTGTGTGTGAAACGATCAAATCCCACAACATATTAATAAGTGGATCTACCACTAGTTCAATTTATCATTTCATGAAATGTTTTAAATATATTACCTCCATCTACTATATCCTAGATTTCATAGTGGAATCAATTATATGTGCACCACTTTGCATATTATAATTAGTTTTTGAGAAAATGTATCAATTTTTCATAAACTTGTTAGGTAGCTTAGGTTATTATATCAATTTCTAACGTTAAGCTTACGTATGTGTTGCAAATTCGCCTACTAATTTTAATCCATAAAATAGTGTAAAATTCTTCCTAAGAGATTGATTACTCTCAATAGATTAAGTAAAATAATTGAGCTCAACTAACGGCCATGTATGCTTGAAGGTCGGGAGTTCGGTGATTCAAACACCTCATCTCGTTTGTACTAACATAATTTAATTATCAttgaataaaattttcaaaatttttcttaaaaaaaaactttcgtatcatatattttataatggataattttcataaatgtaaccaAACAGAACAATATTTACAGCCCgtataacaaaataagaaaagctCATGATGCACGAtgatttttttcataaatttcatatatgcCTTTGGATTTATATCTTTTTGTGATTTATTAATTCTGGGTCATCTCGGTGTAATTAAGGCTCAAGAACGGATAACTAAAGGCAGAGTGGTTTCTGAGATGGAACTTGGGCCAATTCAGGGAAGTTCTCCAGCGAGATTGAGAACAAAGAAGGATATTTAAGGATTCTTGGGCAATCTCGGCTTGAGTCCAACCAAGATTAAAGGTAAGAAAGGAAATTTGAAGGATCTTGAGGCTATCTTGAACCTATTCTGATCGAACAtatctacacgatcatgtatcgCACATGTGTGGCCAATTTATCACGTGTTGACAGGGATAATGTTGGTATTTTACATTGTGGGTTGTgaactttttctgttttcaaacgtgttctatacagtgtaaatattttgccagttttttatatttttaaaaaaccctttTTACAATTCATTTAAGGTGAAAGAGAACATTTTTAGCATCTAGTAAAAGCCACTTGCATGACACGTATAACACGTAGCTTTAGATTATAGTAAACATTATTGTATGTATATGTTTAGGTTGTGCTAAATTTAAATGTACGAAATTCAAAATGTAATAGAAATAGATGTACATGGGAATAAGTTAcaataattagattaaaatataagaatttaaatgtaagactttgcatatatcaaaaaaagaatttttttataaacaatatttttttgtaCAATTTGAAGGTAACTTATTGTCACTTATAGGCTTGATCCAAACTTTTGTTGTCTTTATTGAAATTTTTCTTGATAATACAACATAAAGTTGTCCATGAGAACAcacatttttaaaaagatatattCCAACATTAGGAATTGTTTGTCCTTCTGCTTTGTTAATTGTCATTGCAAAACATGAATGATTGGAGAATTGTTTTCTCATTTGGTAGGCTTAATGGTATTCGTGGAAGAAAAAACTTGTTTTCATGCATGATCACCCATTGCTATTTCTCAATAACAagattggtaaaaaaaaaatcaattaaacctttcatatagtaaaaaaaaatattacaaaagcttttcaactttcaagcctttaatatattattaattagaactaataagatatttaatttgtaactaatttctaaaatgtaaatgaaaaactATTTGCATTCCAACTCTTCACATCCTAATTAAAAAAGTAGTGAGTAAATGAAAAACCATTTGCATTTAACTTTTCACATTTTGCAGGCTTTAATTCCACCACACTtgataaaattaattcaaaaagtaATGGAAGAAGGTGCTacttttataattataaaaaaattaaaattaaaaataaatttactaGGTTTGATTTGGAACACAGTACTAAACAgttcaatttagttttattttttaaaataatttttaatggATTCAGTACTATGAATAGCAGTTGAgcttaatttctttaaataataataattgataaATCGTAGGTGAAACCCACTTAGTAAAGTGAGGATTATCACTTAGGGAAATGAAATGAATTAATTTGAGGAGCACTATCTCCACTCAATGATGAACTCGATTTATATATTTTGGGGCCTAAAGGGCATTCCATTTTGAAACCGACTAACCACATTCCATTCCATTCCATtactaaataaattaatatcaGCTCTCACTTGGATCGATCTATGTGCTTTCCATCTTTCATAATcatctttaaattattaaaacaaaGAAGACAATTCACAATCGTGATTGATCATTGTTGGTGAACCCAATCCAATTTAGTTATTGTGATCTATCAATTTAGGTTTTTCATCCAAAAataattaggaatttaatttCACTCcatttttaaatcaatcataaatcatCACTCTATTTATTGTATTGATAACGAAATTATAAATCACTACATGGGTTCTAAATTGATAACATATTTGAcaaattctaatgatgtcatgTGTCTAAAGATTAGATTAATCCATCCCAAAATCTAATCAATTGGACCAACTAAGCTTCCAACCACAAAACTCACTTGAaatctctataaatagagaaacCTATTCGTGAAGAACATTTCCTTAAAATATAAAAGTTCAATTCCATAAAATACATTCTCTTAAAACCACATGGAAACATTGaccaaaatataaaaagatgtttttttttacaatatgtGGGGTTGACATAATCAAACTTCTAACCTCAAGATTAATTATTGTTAAACACAATGTTAGTTGAACTATGCTTATTTTGGTACAAAGATGATTTATTTAGAATCGATAATACTttgtaaattataaaaaatgtccTCCAACCTTTTGGTTTGTGTCAAAAATGTccataaactttcaaaaatttgaaaactatctttaaacttttgaaaatggtttaaaaatataataccTTTATCATGGAATTCAATAAagttttgtttgaaaaatatcCTTGAACTATcgaaaagtttcat
This genomic window contains:
- the LOC103485536 gene encoding uncharacterized protein LOC103485536 isoform X1; the encoded protein is MEMDYSRSSKYNWVMVFLVAVMLIVGTECGHVQSKGECAPSTPDREAFKMMPCMGASKDADYPVSQRCCDQVKKLGQSTSCLCAVMLSKTAELVGSKPEIAITIPKRCNIVDRPVGYNCGGLLHITLKKVRKKERKGVI
- the LOC103485536 gene encoding uncharacterized protein LOC103485536 isoform X2 — protein: MEMDYSRSSKYNWVMVFLVAVMLIVGTECGHVQSKGECAPSTPDREAFKMMPCMGASKDADYPVSQRCCDQVKKLGQSTSCLCAVMLSKTAELVGSKPEIAITIPKRCNIVDRPVGYNCGGYILP
- the LOC103485536 gene encoding uncharacterized protein LOC103485536 isoform X3, which translates into the protein MEMDYSRSSKYNWVMVFLVAVMLIVGTECGHVQSKGECAPSTPDREAFKMMPCMGASKDADYPVSQRCCDQVKKLGQSTSCLCAVMLSKTAELVGSKPEIAITIPKRCNIVDRPVGYNCYILP